Within the Pseudomonas fulva genome, the region TTTCCAGAGCCATGGTGGCGACCTCGGTGAGGGGTTATCGAAACGTCGAAACTACCTGAATTGCCGTCATGGCGTCAGGGGTCGCGAAAGCTATTCCATAGTGGCGCACAGGGCTTTCGAGAAAGCCGCGGCGCCTCGGATCAGGATTCGATCTTGCGCGCCGTCGGCAGCTCGCCGTTGCGCCAGCGGCGTACCGCTTTCTGGAAGAACAGGCTGTTGGGAATCTGCAGCCAGGTGCCCGGCGCATCGCCGGTCAGGTCTTCCAGGGTGGTGTAGAACAGGTTGATGGCCAGCACCCGGCCGCGCACGCCCGGCTTGTCGGCGCTTTCCAGCACCTCCACGCAGTCGCCGATGCGAAATGGCCCGAGGGCGAAGATCAGCAGCGTGCAGAACATGTTGGACAGCACGCTCCAGATCGCGAAGAAGGCGATCGCCGCCACCGCCACGAAACCGGTC harbors:
- a CDS encoding mechanosensitive ion channel family protein — encoded protein: MRAGQVLLILILAWVAQRILTRGITRLGQRYPQLPPELLMPLRGLTRWLILGSAIMLVLERLGVSAQVLWGALTGFVAVAAIAFFAIWSVLSNMFCTLLIFALGPFRIGDCVEVLESADKPGVRGRVLAINLFYTTLEDLTGDAPGTWLQIPNSLFFQKAVRRWRNGELPTARKIES